Proteins encoded by one window of Lates calcarifer isolate ASB-BC8 linkage group LG5, TLL_Latcal_v3, whole genome shotgun sequence:
- the epn3b gene encoding epsin-3, protein MTTSALRRQVKNIVHNYSEAEIKVREATSNDPWGPSSSLMSEIADLTFNVVAFAEVMGMVWKRLNDSGKNWRHVYKALTLLDYLLKTGSERVAQQCRENAFTIQTLRDFQYVDRDGRDQGANVREKARQLVCLLRDEERLRQERSQALKTKERMAGGGSGGGGGGVYGGIPPSYHPGRRTSQPSMAVLYGEEFSRSRGSPSSFNSSSSSPRAASDLEQARPQTSGEEELQLQLALAMSREESQKEQRCRQGDESLLQKALDESRRESQSGTQESAMLDLVDIFGPSSEPPPPPSDPWNSTQPTCDVTSDPWDSVGVHSSTPVIGSPWTARPSSSNTSNPWAPCAESRTDPWEAAHISSSPVNHAWDSSTDGGGDGTDPFAAQEEEKPKQEVPQVSPPQPASPTDAELFGVKPDSDPFSGADSKPDLFGAEPPVKPQVNGRESASPEMFDLSRLAPPLSAPPTRVCRTPEAFLGPTGASLVNLDALIPPNPPSKTHNNPFLSGLSAPSPTNPFHCDQPRLTLNQMRPSSTSPLPPNMLSYSPSLPLPLPHQPPILPSSLTQPPAGLLDLPSNLPQPLLPLSPRPAARAQSQTQTHSHNPFL, encoded by the exons atgacaacctcAGCCCTGCGCCGGCAGGTGAAGAATATTGTGCACAACTATTCAGAAGCAGAGATCAAG GTTCGCGAGGCCACTTCAAACGACCCATGGGGCCCGTCCTCGTCTCTAATGTCCGAGATTGCTGACTTGACCTTCAACGTGGTGGCGTTTGCTGAGGTCATGGGCATGGTTTGGAAACGCCTCAATGACAGTGGCAAGAACTGGAGACACGTTTACAAG GCCCTGACTCTGTTGGATTACCTGCTGAAGACAGGATCAGAGAGAGTGGCCCAGCAGTGCCGTGAGAATGCCTTCACTATTCAG ACGCTGCGTGACTTCCAGTACGTGGACCGCGACGGCAGAGACCAGGGGGCCAACGTGAGGGAAAAAGCGCGCCAGCTGGTGTGCCTCCTCCGGGACGAGGAGCGACTCCGCCAGGAGAGGAGTCAAGCTCTGAAGACCAAGGAGCGAATGGCCGGGGGAggcagcggaggaggaggcggcggcgTCTATGGAGGCATACCACCATCTTACCACCCGGGCAGGCGGACGAGCCAGCCCAGTATGGCTGTGCTGTACGGGGAGGAGTTCAGCCGCTCCAGAGGCTCTCCGTCCTCCTTTAACT CCTCGTCCTCATCTCCTCGTGCTGCCTCAGACCTGGAGCAGGCTCGACCTCAGACCAgcggagaggaggagctgcagctccagctggCCTTAGCCATGAGCAGGGAGGAGAGTCAGAAG GAGCAGCGCTGTCGCCAAGGAGACGAGTCTCTGTTACAGAAGGCCCTGGATGAGAGCCGGAGAGAGAGCCAGTCAGGGACACAGGAG TCAGCCATGTTGGATCTGGTGGACATATTTGGCCCGTCATCTGAGCCCCCGCCTCCTCCTAGTGACCCTTGGAACTCAACTCAGCCCACCTGTGATGTCACCTCTGACCCCTGGGACTCTGTAGGTG TCCACTCCAGCACTCCTGTGATTGGTAGCCCATGGACAGcccgcccctcctcctccaacacgtCCAATCCTTGGGCCCCATGTGCCGAGTCACGCACAGACCCTTGGGAAGCAGCGCACATCTCCTCCAGTCCTGTCAATCATGCGTGGGACAGCTCAACAGATGGAG GTGGTGACGGGACAGATCCATTTGctgcacaggaagaggagaagccTAAACAAGAGGTTCCTCAAGTGTCTCCTCCTCAACCTGCCAGTCCCACAG ATGCAGAGCTGTTTGGGGTAAAGCCAGACTCGGACCCATTTTCTGGAGCGGATTCTAAACCAGATCTGTTTGGTGCCGAGCCTCCTGTGAAACCCCAGGTAAATGGCCGAGAGTCTGCCAGCCCAGAGATGTTTGACCTATCCCGGCTAGCACCCCCACTCAGCGCCCCGCCTACACGTGTGTGTCGGACCCCAGAGGCCTTTCTAGGACCTACGGGGGCATCGCTGGTCAATTTAGATGCTCTGATCCCCCCCAACCCTCCCAGCAAGACGCACAATAACCCCTTCCTCTCAG GTCTGAGTGCTCCGTCTCCCACCAACCCCTTCCACTGCGACCAGCCTCGCCTCACCCTCAACCAAATGCGACCATCCTCCACATCCCCGCTGCCCCCCAACATGCTCTCGTACAGCCCGTCCCTACCTCTCCCCCTGCCCCACCAGCCGCCCATCCTCCCgtcctctctcacacaacctCCCGCCGGACTCCTGGACCTTCCCTCCAACCTCCCCCAGcccctgctccctctctctccacgaCCGGCAGCCCGTGCccagtcacagacacagacacacagccacaaCCCCTTCCTCTGA